In the genome of Polaribacter atrinae, one region contains:
- a CDS encoding RagB/SusD family nutrient uptake outer membrane protein gives MKKHINITIILLSSLLTLVSCSEQDFLKEERKDAFTTENAFLNKAQFETLLASNYRLIQEIYNSGDVDSDVWALGLGTDVCFWPLGDDRVYNDWSLVNPFDTYTDRWVSWQYQMIRNSNTVIDAAQKEGVAWNSDAERDATIAEGKFFRGFAYRNLANIFGGMPIVDSPVTSAKVDFVRNTREECWEFAKKDLEFARTNLNTTAKYPGKVTKAAADHLLSEVNISLKDWDGAIAAATRVIDGTDGDYKLMTGRFGTRKNETDKGKNIYWDLFRMGNQNYETGNKEAIWVAQFEDNLNGGTVKSGRPIVERTWWNRIWLFKKAGYTGVASDSTGRGASFVRPTTHANYTIWNNTGNDLRNTEAVIKRKFYFAKDVAPYFKGDLIPKSFLTTAADSLQNVYPNWSKFGTDKHIGGIPDNGYIRDFYVIRLSETYLLRAEAYLGKGQKDLAAADINIIHTRAQSPLITGTDVDIDYILDERMRELLGEEWRMLTLCRLGKLYDRVSRFGYAPAKNSIQLKNNLFPIPQRVIDGNVGAVIKQNPDY, from the coding sequence ATGAAAAAACATATAAATATAACTATAATACTATTAAGTAGTTTGCTTACACTAGTATCTTGTTCAGAACAAGATTTTCTGAAAGAAGAACGTAAAGATGCCTTTACTACAGAAAATGCCTTTTTAAATAAAGCTCAGTTCGAAACACTTTTAGCAAGTAATTATAGGCTAATACAAGAAATTTATAATTCTGGAGATGTAGATAGTGATGTTTGGGCTTTAGGATTAGGAACCGATGTTTGTTTTTGGCCTTTAGGAGATGATAGAGTTTATAATGATTGGAGTTTAGTAAACCCTTTTGATACTTATACAGATAGATGGGTGAGCTGGCAATATCAAATGATTAGAAATTCTAATACAGTAATAGATGCTGCCCAAAAAGAGGGAGTTGCATGGAACAGTGATGCAGAAAGAGATGCTACTATCGCCGAAGGAAAGTTTTTTCGAGGATTTGCATATAGAAATCTTGCTAATATTTTTGGAGGAATGCCTATTGTAGATAGTCCAGTTACTTCGGCAAAAGTAGATTTTGTAAGAAATACAAGAGAAGAGTGTTGGGAGTTTGCAAAAAAAGATTTAGAATTCGCCCGTACAAATTTAAATACAACTGCTAAATACCCAGGTAAAGTTACCAAAGCTGCAGCGGATCATTTATTGTCTGAAGTTAATATTTCTTTAAAAGATTGGGATGGAGCAATAGCAGCAGCTACCCGAGTAATTGACGGTACAGATGGTGATTACAAATTAATGACAGGTCGTTTTGGTACGCGTAAAAATGAAACTGATAAAGGTAAAAATATATACTGGGATTTATTTCGTATGGGAAATCAAAATTATGAAACAGGGAATAAAGAAGCAATATGGGTAGCTCAATTTGAAGATAACTTAAATGGTGGAACTGTTAAATCTGGAAGACCAATTGTGGAACGTACTTGGTGGAATAGAATTTGGCTTTTTAAAAAAGCTGGATATACTGGTGTTGCATCAGATTCTACAGGTAGAGGTGCTTCGTTTGTAAGACCAACAACTCACGCTAATTACACAATTTGGAATAACACAGGTAATGATTTAAGAAATACAGAAGCAGTTATTAAACGAAAATTTTATTTTGCTAAAGATGTTGCTCCATATTTTAAAGGAGATCTAATTCCTAAATCTTTTTTAACCACAGCAGCAGATAGTCTACAAAATGTATATCCAAATTGGTCAAAATTTGGTACAGATAAGCATATTGGTGGTATACCTGATAATGGATACATTAGAGATTTTTATGTAATAAGGTTATCAGAAACATATTTATTAAGAGCTGAAGCCTATTTAGGAAAAGGCCAAAAAGACCTTGCTGCTGCAGACATTAATATTATTCATACAAGAGCACAATCCCCTCTAATTACAGGTACAGATGTAGATATTGACTATATACTTGATGAACGCATGAGGGAATTACTTGGAGAAGAATGGCGTATGTTAACATTATGTAGACTTGGAAAACTATATGATCGAGTATCAAGGTTTGGTTATGCACCAGCAAAAAATTCTATACAATTAAAAAACAACTTATTTCCAATACCCCAAAGAGTAATAGATGGTAATGTGGGAGCTGTTATAAAGCAAAACCCAGATTACTAA
- a CDS encoding glycoside hydrolase family 2 protein: MIKKRSLVSICVVLFLCSSLLTLKIHSQEKESDFFAKIGNKVQNKRMSLLEEKKPPILSEIYLPISNGKKNAFKEVKEISTKAELDKELVHLKNKFLPFMAQMAPELKSYRERIYLKEFQWRIETENDQKKFIETLKGGGNWETVSVPHFGAPVGRAVTYYYKKVVITEKMLKDKALFIHFKGVDYKGQVFLNGAFVGSHEGFFAPFEFNISKYAKEGENQLLVKVENDYTTTGFVAPGKGQKFGDKIYGVTGLGYDNFYDGGHQCAAGMGIYQDCYIESRDPVHVNDVFVRPNYNTGEAEIRLEINNYNEDSKPVSFNISLFGQNFKSPKIIDTLIVPTVMHVPGIGDLQKPTDWKKSKVELGYGVNFFKYKIKIPNFKSWSNETPWLYQLQVKVLDKNKQITDTKKQTFGMRSFTMDTVSIPKGQLYFNNKKIRLRGANTMGFLQQDVYKKDWNQLIEDILLAKASNMNFLRTTQRLVQPEIYDYADQLGLMLQTDFPTFGGIRYNKWEESVRQASEMERLVRNHPSTILVTYINERFPNGEGHPHRNMAEAEQYFSLFRAMDEAVHKENPDRVIKIGDGDYDPPTPGLPDNHCYNTWYNGHGLSIGKMHKGYWQWVKPDWYYGCGEFGAEALDPVETMYKYYPKEWLPKDKEDDKNWTANRIFAAQTHKFHYMWYNTQHSLKDWVDASQDHQAWALKTVTEAFRRDNNMITFAVHLFIDAWPAGWMKTIMDVDRNPKKAFFSYRDALKPIIVTSRSDRKHFFSEESIKVESWISNDLNKNPKNYTLKYQFEQKGKIYLSGSIKANVPSNSSAFQGYISFDAPKVKKRTSYILRTAVFNEKGQSVDQSEMVIDVFPKNKLEKEIKKVAFLGDGNGVTNYLKKNLILTDTSQWQKADVIWINDFKQYQKHKVALDKLVELGKKVILYNIPVGNHQIASTKVTVQNTTMGSYNFVSPKTGHIMTKNVQPFDFKMWYDEDAEYITPFLDKIVLSNNLKPILGSGNTNWLEDQGTAMAAGSINVGKGQIIISQIDLLNRIKTNPTARNFVINLLTK; this comes from the coding sequence ATGATAAAAAAAAGAAGTTTAGTGTCCATTTGTGTTGTGTTATTTTTATGTAGCTCTTTACTAACTTTAAAAATACATTCACAAGAAAAAGAATCAGATTTTTTTGCTAAAATAGGTAATAAAGTTCAGAACAAGCGTATGAGTCTATTGGAAGAAAAAAAGCCTCCAATACTCTCAGAAATTTATTTACCTATTTCTAACGGTAAAAAAAATGCTTTTAAAGAAGTTAAAGAAATAAGTACAAAAGCTGAACTTGATAAAGAATTAGTGCATCTTAAAAATAAGTTTCTTCCTTTTATGGCTCAAATGGCACCAGAGCTTAAAAGTTATAGAGAGCGAATTTATTTAAAAGAGTTTCAATGGAGAATTGAAACAGAAAATGACCAAAAGAAATTTATTGAAACTTTAAAAGGTGGTGGTAATTGGGAAACAGTAAGTGTACCTCATTTCGGGGCACCTGTTGGGCGTGCAGTAACCTACTATTATAAAAAAGTAGTAATTACTGAGAAAATGCTTAAAGACAAAGCGCTCTTTATACATTTTAAAGGAGTAGATTATAAAGGACAAGTTTTTTTAAATGGTGCTTTCGTAGGCTCTCATGAAGGTTTTTTTGCACCTTTTGAATTTAATATTTCTAAATATGCCAAAGAAGGCGAAAATCAACTTTTAGTAAAAGTTGAAAACGATTATACTACAACAGGATTTGTTGCACCTGGTAAAGGACAAAAATTTGGAGATAAAATTTACGGAGTAACGGGTCTAGGTTATGATAATTTTTATGATGGTGGACATCAATGTGCAGCTGGTATGGGAATTTACCAAGATTGCTACATAGAATCACGCGACCCAGTTCATGTTAACGATGTTTTTGTAAGACCTAATTATAATACTGGAGAAGCAGAAATAAGATTAGAAATAAATAATTATAATGAAGACTCTAAACCAGTAAGCTTTAATATTTCTTTATTTGGACAAAATTTTAAATCTCCTAAAATAATAGACACACTTATTGTTCCTACTGTAATGCATGTCCCTGGAATAGGAGATTTACAAAAACCAACAGATTGGAAAAAAAGTAAAGTAGAATTAGGATATGGTGTAAATTTCTTTAAATATAAAATTAAAATACCAAACTTTAAGTCTTGGAGTAATGAAACACCTTGGCTATACCAATTACAAGTTAAGGTTCTTGATAAAAACAAACAAATAACAGATACAAAAAAGCAAACTTTTGGAATGCGATCTTTTACTATGGATACAGTTTCGATACCAAAAGGACAATTGTATTTCAATAATAAAAAAATTAGATTACGAGGAGCTAATACAATGGGTTTCTTGCAGCAAGATGTATATAAAAAAGACTGGAATCAGTTAATAGAAGATATTTTATTAGCGAAAGCTAGTAATATGAACTTTTTACGTACAACCCAAAGACTTGTGCAGCCAGAAATATATGATTATGCTGATCAACTGGGATTAATGTTACAAACAGACTTCCCAACTTTTGGAGGTATTAGGTATAATAAATGGGAAGAAAGCGTAAGACAAGCCTCAGAAATGGAACGATTGGTTCGTAACCACCCCAGCACTATTCTTGTAACTTATATCAACGAACGTTTTCCTAACGGAGAAGGTCACCCACATCGAAATATGGCAGAAGCAGAACAATATTTCTCTTTGTTCAGAGCTATGGATGAAGCTGTACATAAAGAAAACCCAGATAGGGTAATAAAAATTGGAGATGGTGATTATGACCCTCCTACTCCCGGTTTGCCAGACAACCATTGTTATAATACATGGTATAATGGGCATGGATTGAGTATCGGAAAAATGCACAAAGGCTATTGGCAATGGGTAAAACCAGATTGGTATTATGGCTGTGGGGAGTTTGGTGCAGAGGCTTTAGATCCTGTAGAAACCATGTATAAGTATTATCCAAAAGAATGGTTACCAAAAGATAAAGAAGACGATAAAAATTGGACTGCCAATCGTATTTTTGCAGCTCAAACACATAAGTTTCATTATATGTGGTACAATACTCAACATTCATTAAAAGATTGGGTAGATGCAAGTCAAGACCATCAAGCTTGGGCCTTAAAAACAGTTACAGAAGCGTTTAGAAGAGATAACAATATGATTACCTTTGCTGTACATCTTTTTATTGATGCGTGGCCAGCTGGATGGATGAAAACTATAATGGATGTAGACCGTAATCCAAAGAAAGCATTTTTCTCTTACCGAGATGCTTTGAAACCAATTATTGTTACTTCACGAAGCGATCGTAAACATTTCTTTTCTGAAGAAAGCATAAAAGTAGAATCTTGGATAAGTAATGATCTTAATAAGAACCCTAAAAATTATACACTAAAATATCAATTTGAACAAAAAGGTAAAATTTACCTAAGTGGTAGTATAAAAGCCAATGTTCCATCTAATAGCTCTGCTTTTCAAGGGTATATTTCTTTTGATGCTCCTAAGGTAAAAAAACGTACGTCTTACATCCTTAGAACAGCCGTTTTTAATGAAAAAGGGCAAAGCGTAGACCAATCAGAAATGGTTATAGATGTATTTCCAAAAAACAAACTAGAAAAAGAAATTAAAAAAGTTGCATTTTTAGGAGATGGTAATGGGGTAACGAATTACTTAAAGAAAAATTTAATATTAACAGATACATCTCAATGGCAAAAAGCAGATGTTATTTGGATAAACGATTTTAAACAATATCAAAAACATAAGGTAGCCTTAGATAAGCTAGTAGAATTGGGTAAGAAAGTTATTTTATACAACATTCCTGTAGGCAATCATCAAATTGCCTCTACCAAAGTAACGGTACAAAATACTACTATGGGGAGTTATAATTTTGTTTCACCAAAAACAGGTCACATAATGACTAAAAACGTGCAACCATTTGATTTTAAAATGTGGTATGATGAAGATGCAGAATATATAACACCTTTTTTAGATAAAATTGTACTATCTAACAATTTAAAACCTATACTTGGTTCTGGGAATACCAATTGGTTGGAAGACCAAGGAACTGCAATGGCTGCTGGAAGTATTAATGTAGGTAAAGGACAGATCATTATTTCACAAATAGATCTCTTAAATAGAATAAAAACAAATCCAACTGCTCGTAATTTTGTAATTAATTTATTGACAAAATAA
- a CDS encoding Gfo/Idh/MocA family protein gives MAKKINRKQAIKNILAGIGAPILAGPLYGLSNIAEIGKPAPVRPFGNNDILEPITAITLGAGSRGNVYGNYGLKFSNELDIVGVAEPIEIRNERYAKKHNISKENRFDTWERVFERPKFADAIIITTPDDLHYGPCMKALAMGYDILLEKPIAPTEQECRDILELQKKNGNIVAVCHVLRYAPYFINLKQLMDSGALGEIISIQHLEPIEHIHMAHSYVRGNWHNSKKTTPIILAKSCHDLDILRWLIGKKCETISAFGGLKWFKSENAPEGSTARCADGCAVESTCPYSALKIYHRDRQRNYVFSLPEDKSKQGDFILEQLAKTNYGRCVYKMGNDQPDHYVTSMEFEDGVTVNFSMEAFTSYHGRRTRVMGSLGDVVGDMDEFTHTDFLTGKQTKWDVAVEDVEHYENSGHGGGDWSLVTDWVKAVKTKDPNVLSSTIDTSIESHLMGFNAEKSRLEKKTITMNM, from the coding sequence ATGGCGAAAAAAATAAACCGAAAACAAGCAATAAAAAATATCTTGGCAGGAATAGGAGCACCAATTTTAGCAGGGCCATTATACGGTCTATCTAATATTGCCGAAATTGGTAAACCCGCACCTGTAAGACCTTTTGGAAATAATGACATCTTAGAACCGATTACTGCAATAACCCTAGGAGCAGGTTCACGTGGTAACGTATATGGTAATTATGGACTTAAATTTTCAAATGAATTAGATATTGTTGGTGTTGCAGAGCCAATTGAAATAAGAAACGAAAGGTATGCAAAGAAGCATAATATTTCGAAAGAGAACAGGTTTGATACTTGGGAACGTGTTTTTGAACGACCAAAATTTGCAGATGCAATAATCATAACAACTCCAGATGATTTACACTATGGTCCTTGTATGAAAGCCCTAGCTATGGGATATGATATTTTGCTCGAAAAACCTATTGCTCCTACAGAACAAGAATGTAGAGATATTTTAGAATTACAAAAGAAAAATGGTAACATTGTAGCCGTTTGTCATGTGTTGCGTTACGCGCCCTACTTTATCAATCTTAAACAATTAATGGATTCTGGTGCTCTAGGAGAAATCATTAGCATACAACATTTAGAACCGATTGAACATATTCACATGGCGCACTCTTATGTGAGAGGTAATTGGCACAACTCAAAAAAAACAACACCAATTATTTTGGCGAAATCTTGCCATGATCTTGATATCTTAAGATGGTTAATTGGAAAAAAATGCGAAACAATTTCTGCTTTTGGTGGACTAAAATGGTTTAAATCAGAAAATGCACCTGAAGGAAGTACTGCAAGATGTGCAGATGGTTGCGCTGTAGAATCTACATGCCCCTACTCTGCCCTAAAAATTTATCATAGAGATAGACAAAGAAACTATGTATTCAGTCTTCCAGAAGATAAATCAAAACAAGGTGATTTTATCTTGGAGCAATTGGCAAAAACTAATTATGGACGTTGTGTATACAAAATGGGAAATGATCAACCAGATCACTATGTAACTTCTATGGAGTTTGAAGATGGAGTAACCGTAAATTTCTCAATGGAGGCATTTACCTCTTATCATGGAAGAAGAACGCGCGTTATGGGGTCTTTAGGTGATGTAGTTGGTGATATGGACGAATTTACGCATACAGATTTCTTAACAGGAAAACAAACCAAATGGGATGTTGCTGTAGAAGATGTTGAACATTATGAAAACAGCGGTCATGGTGGTGGTGATTGGTCTTTAGTAACTGATTGGGTTAAAGCAGTAAAAACAAAAGACCCAAATGTACTTAGTTCAACTATAGATACATCCATAGAAAGTCATTTAATGGGCTTCAATGCTGAAAAAAGTAGGTTAGAAAAAAAGACCATAACTATGAATATGTAA
- a CDS encoding right-handed parallel beta-helix repeat-containing protein produces MIKFLSFTIFVLLGNIALAQEIYVSASGKKSGKGTYQSPYNSLEKALEKSIHIKGENTTKKINIFIREGVYNIKNSIFLDSTYSYISIEAYKDETVVFSGGQSIPVKSLKKSKIKVTSNNHQLPIYEIDLKKLGISNFGKLRNVGFSRPYGPAWGELFVNKKAMHLARWPNKNMVPMGKVLEKGSIPRKGDFSNLGGVIQYDSLRINNWGKEKNAWMSGYFMWGYADDMVKISNVNPVKQTMSTATSTLYGYGNGKPWQKWYGVNILYELDAPGEYYVDKEKGMLYFMSDAKKISSLDFSILEYPFFQIDGAENINIKGISFENSRGIGISMVNTKGVTIDACNFKNLGSLGITVGKGIEPFLEYRHKGTGVAKGGKVGSLLQHLYSNTTFNREGGFNNKIVNCTFSQLGAGGVSLGGGNRLTLEAGNNLVENCLFFDVNRIEKSYRPAVHLTGVGNKVLHCEMYDLPSVAILMHGNNHTIEYNYIHDVCLEVEDMGAIYYGRDPSERGTLIRYNYIANIPDEYNTSAVYHDDAACGLTVTDNVFYKAGKLNVLIGGGSDNIYKNNVFLEGKVGVQIGNRLQTWAKWVLEDGGLFRERMEAVNFKDSPYVDQYPTLKTYFEKAEIPTGNVVTENVFINLKKVNVGKIEWLGFTDSNSVTNKNLPNINSKNEFIDLIVHKIPELKKLPLKKIGLKK; encoded by the coding sequence ATGATTAAGTTTTTAAGTTTTACAATCTTTGTTTTGTTAGGAAATATAGCTTTAGCACAAGAAATTTATGTCTCTGCTTCAGGTAAAAAATCAGGAAAAGGAACATATCAATCTCCGTATAATAGTTTAGAAAAGGCACTTGAGAAATCTATACATATTAAAGGAGAAAATACAACTAAAAAGATAAATATCTTTATTAGAGAAGGTGTTTACAATATTAAAAATTCTATATTTTTAGACAGCACATATTCCTATATTAGTATTGAAGCCTATAAGGATGAAACGGTTGTTTTTTCAGGTGGTCAAAGCATTCCTGTAAAATCTTTAAAGAAAAGCAAGATAAAAGTTACTTCTAATAATCACCAGCTTCCCATATATGAAATTGATCTTAAAAAATTAGGTATTTCCAATTTTGGAAAATTACGGAACGTAGGTTTTTCTCGCCCTTATGGTCCTGCATGGGGTGAATTGTTCGTCAATAAAAAAGCCATGCATTTAGCACGCTGGCCCAATAAAAATATGGTACCAATGGGTAAAGTGTTAGAAAAAGGCTCTATACCTCGTAAAGGTGATTTTTCTAATTTAGGAGGGGTAATTCAGTACGATTCTTTACGAATAAATAATTGGGGCAAAGAAAAAAATGCTTGGATGTCTGGTTATTTTATGTGGGGATATGCTGATGATATGGTTAAAATTTCAAACGTCAACCCCGTAAAACAAACAATGAGCACTGCCACATCTACTTTATACGGTTATGGCAATGGTAAACCTTGGCAGAAATGGTATGGCGTAAATATACTTTATGAATTAGATGCCCCTGGAGAATATTATGTTGATAAGGAAAAGGGAATGCTATACTTTATGTCTGATGCAAAGAAAATTTCGAGTTTAGATTTTTCTATCCTTGAATACCCATTTTTTCAAATTGATGGTGCTGAAAACATTAATATAAAAGGAATTTCTTTTGAAAATTCTCGTGGAATTGGAATCTCTATGGTAAATACCAAAGGAGTAACCATTGATGCATGTAATTTTAAAAATCTTGGTAGTTTGGGGATTACTGTAGGTAAAGGTATTGAACCATTTTTAGAATATAGACATAAAGGTACAGGTGTTGCAAAGGGTGGAAAAGTAGGTAGTTTATTACAACATTTATATAGCAATACTACTTTTAATAGAGAAGGTGGTTTTAATAATAAGATCGTCAATTGTACTTTTTCTCAGCTTGGAGCTGGTGGAGTTTCATTAGGTGGTGGAAACCGTTTAACGCTAGAAGCAGGGAATAATCTTGTGGAAAATTGCTTGTTTTTTGATGTCAATAGAATAGAAAAATCATATAGGCCAGCAGTACATCTTACTGGTGTTGGTAATAAAGTTTTACATTGTGAAATGTACGATTTACCAAGCGTTGCTATTTTAATGCATGGAAATAACCATACCATAGAATACAATTATATTCATGATGTTTGTTTAGAAGTAGAAGATATGGGCGCTATTTATTACGGTAGAGACCCTTCTGAAAGAGGAACCTTAATTAGGTACAATTATATTGCAAATATTCCTGACGAATATAACACTAGTGCTGTATATCATGATGATGCTGCCTGTGGATTAACAGTTACAGATAATGTTTTTTATAAAGCAGGAAAACTTAATGTATTAATTGGTGGAGGCTCAGATAATATCTATAAAAATAATGTCTTTTTAGAAGGTAAAGTGGGTGTGCAAATAGGTAACAGGTTGCAAACATGGGCAAAGTGGGTTTTAGAAGATGGCGGGCTTTTCCGAGAACGTATGGAAGCAGTTAACTTTAAGGATTCACCCTATGTAGATCAATATCCAACACTAAAAACCTATTTTGAAAAGGCAGAAATTCCAACAGGAAACGTAGTTACTGAAAATGTTTTTATTAATTTAAAAAAGGTAAATGTTGGCAAAATAGAATGGTTAGGTTTTACAGATTCTAATTCTGTAACTAATAAAAACTTACCAAATATAAACTCTAAAAATGAATTTATAGATCTAATAGTTCATAAAATTCCTGAACTAAAAAAATTACCACTTAAGAAAATAGGTTTAAAAAAGTAA
- a CDS encoding right-handed parallel beta-helix repeat-containing protein, which yields MKLNIIITILYSICLTISSYAQDIYIATDGNNNNSGTKEKPVASLEAARDLIRHYKSINHLPKGGITVWIGKGQYDQTKPFILNENDSGEPDAPIVWRTLPDEKVSVTGGKRIPSNKFKKVTNKAILKRLSKNAAKNVLQVNLKKLGIYDFGKIKQYGHALSVTPAPIEVFFNNDAMTLARYPNEGYINIGKVINPGSVPRKRDYSNRGAIFEYTDSRHDKWAGQKDVWFQGSFMWGYADDNILVESINTKKKQIKLTTPSLYGVGSGRNYQHYVAYNILDELDSPGEWYVHKKSGILYFWPPNNIDDSSIMVSILEDPIISLEGASYVTIRDLTIEVGRGIGVYMERGSNNLIAGCTVRNVGTSGIFMGQGAKQTFPFITHDDYEGIPISRRIGNLQGHIYKYTHWDRKAGSNNGILSCDIYNTGSGGIYISGGSKSKLIPGNNYAENCKVHNYNRRNKFLWSGINIDGCGNRISHCEIFDSEWQAIYVHGNEHLFEYNNIHHVTLNSDDTSPWYIGRDPSDRGNIIRYNYLHHCGNPNRMNMGIYCDDSTTGVEIFGNVFYKMDTRHGMLFSNSGWDLKMKNNIIIEPISYTAEFSAHYYTWGKAGVPKAFGKHGLLRKRLTENVNIYQIPYSERYPELMNYLDLIVDEKEWEGMRAKRNVLSKNLIIGGPKNPLHLVGGEHSQCKYVNNYRTDDDPGFVDYQNENYNLRPDSEVFTKIPGFQPVPFDKMGLYIDQYRKNIDKIIYKDK from the coding sequence ATGAAATTAAATATAATTATAACAATTCTATACTCAATTTGTTTGACAATATCTAGTTATGCACAGGATATTTATATAGCTACCGATGGAAACAACAATAATTCAGGTACAAAAGAGAAACCTGTTGCATCACTTGAAGCAGCTCGAGATCTAATAAGACATTACAAATCTATTAATCATTTACCTAAAGGTGGAATTACTGTATGGATTGGTAAAGGGCAATATGACCAAACTAAACCATTCATTTTAAATGAAAATGATTCAGGCGAACCAGATGCTCCTATTGTTTGGAGAACATTACCAGACGAAAAAGTAAGTGTTACAGGAGGGAAACGTATTCCTTCTAACAAATTTAAAAAAGTTACAAATAAAGCAATCCTCAAACGGTTATCTAAAAATGCAGCTAAAAATGTGCTGCAAGTAAATTTGAAAAAACTAGGAATTTATGATTTTGGTAAGATAAAACAGTATGGCCATGCCCTATCTGTTACTCCTGCTCCAATCGAAGTTTTCTTCAATAATGATGCTATGACCCTAGCCCGATATCCAAATGAAGGCTATATTAATATTGGTAAAGTAATTAACCCAGGATCAGTACCACGAAAGCGTGATTATAGCAATCGAGGTGCAATTTTTGAATATACCGATTCGAGACACGATAAATGGGCAGGACAAAAGGATGTTTGGTTTCAAGGATCCTTTATGTGGGGTTATGCAGATGATAACATTCTGGTGGAATCAATTAATACAAAAAAGAAGCAAATTAAGCTAACTACCCCATCACTGTATGGCGTAGGAAGTGGACGTAATTATCAACATTATGTTGCTTATAATATTCTTGATGAACTTGATAGCCCTGGAGAATGGTATGTTCATAAAAAATCTGGGATACTCTATTTTTGGCCTCCAAATAATATTGACGATAGTTCCATTATGGTTTCCATATTAGAAGATCCAATTATTAGTTTAGAAGGAGCAAGTTATGTAACCATTCGTGACTTAACCATTGAGGTTGGAAGAGGTATTGGAGTTTATATGGAAAGAGGCTCTAATAATCTAATTGCGGGTTGCACCGTAAGGAATGTAGGTACAAGCGGGATTTTTATGGGTCAAGGCGCAAAACAAACATTTCCTTTTATTACCCATGATGATTATGAAGGCATACCCATATCAAGAAGAATAGGCAATTTACAAGGGCATATCTATAAATACACGCATTGGGATCGTAAAGCGGGATCAAATAACGGTATTTTAAGTTGTGATATTTACAATACTGGAAGTGGCGGAATTTATATAAGTGGAGGTAGTAAAAGTAAATTGATACCTGGTAATAATTATGCCGAAAATTGCAAAGTGCATAATTATAACAGACGTAACAAATTCCTTTGGTCGGGTATTAATATTGATGGTTGCGGTAATAGAATCTCTCATTGCGAAATATTTGATTCGGAATGGCAAGCCATATATGTTCATGGAAATGAGCATCTTTTTGAATACAACAATATTCATCATGTAACCTTAAACTCTGATGATACTTCGCCTTGGTATATTGGTCGAGACCCAAGTGACAGAGGAAATATTATCCGATATAATTATTTACATCATTGTGGTAACCCCAATCGAATGAATATGGGAATTTATTGTGATGATTCTACTACTGGTGTAGAAATATTTGGTAATGTATTTTATAAGATGGATACCAGACATGGCATGTTATTTTCTAACAGTGGATGGGATTTAAAGATGAAAAATAATATTATTATTGAACCCATTTCTTATACCGCTGAATTTTCTGCTCATTATTATACTTGGGGTAAAGCTGGAGTGCCTAAAGCATTTGGAAAACATGGCCTTTTAAGAAAACGTTTAACAGAAAACGTGAATATTTATCAAATCCCTTATTCTGAAAGATACCCAGAATTAATGAATTATTTAGACCTTATTGTTGATGAGAAAGAATGGGAAGGTATGCGAGCAAAACGAAATGTACTTAGTAAAAACCTTATTATTGGTGGTCCTAAAAATCCATTGCATTTAGTCGGTGGAGAGCATTCACAATGTAAATATGTTAATAATTACAGAACAGATGATGACCCTGGATTTGTAGACTACCAAAATGAGAATTACAACCTGCGTCCAGATTCAGAGGTATTTACAAAGATACCTGGATTCCAACCTGTTCCTTTTGATAAAATGGGATTGTATATTGATCAATATAGAAAAAATATTGATAAAATAATTTATAAAGATAAGTAG